From the Trifolium pratense cultivar HEN17-A07 linkage group LG4, ARS_RC_1.1, whole genome shotgun sequence genome, the window TTGGTCATAGAGATGAGGAGTAGTTTTGTGCTGGAATCAGGATTCTACATCACATCATTTTCTGCAACAATCTTCATTGCTGGATTTGCAGCTCTTGGACTTTTATTAATCACTTTATTGGTTTCAATGGCAATGATGCTACAATCATGTCAAAACAACAATGCTGGAATTATTGAGCTAAGGAATATAAATGATGACTATAGTTATTGCAAAATTCAATCTCTACATGCTAAGCTCAATAATTTGGAACAACATAATGTTCCTAACATTTGTAAGGACCTAGCTATACAATATATCAAAGGTGGTCACTATGCTAGAGATTTGGATTTAACCAAATCTGTGATTGAAGATTACTTCAATGGTGTTAAACCATCAGATGATGGTTTTGATGTGGTGTTGATTGACATAGATGGAATTTTTCCATGGAATCCAAATTCATCCAATTTATTTCAAAGGTAATATTTTCATGTacgaaaaaaatattaacataattAATATACTAATTTTAGCTTATCCATAAAACAAAATCTTCATGAACTTATGTACCATGATTCTAGATAATGCTTGGATCTAGGACAGCTAGAATATTGGTGTCTTCATCTGTTTTTATAAATGGTTTATTATTCCAACTTGCACAAGTTTACTAATTTATATTTCTTACTATAAAATCACAAATGCAATAATTATACATTTTAATATGTAGCTAATCTAGCTTGATGTAGATTTGCATATATTGTTAGCAATAACTTGACAAAGTTTTTTTTGGGTTATAGCACCATTAGCAATTGTACCTTAGAGGCAAAGAAGTTAAAGCTCATGCTTATGTTAAGATTATACATGAACCTTCAAGCTAGTGGTTGGTCTATAATTTTGTTATCAAGAGAAGCAGTTAAAgaccaaaatgtcaccatcaaTCATCTTGTTGATGCTGGATTTAGAGATTGGTCTTCATTGATGATGAGGTATTAAGCTCCACTCATATATCCTAGATAATAGTTGAAAAAAATCACAAATGTTGTTTCTAAGATATCTAAGGTTTCTTTGGCTTAAAGGatgaatataattatttttatttttcgtaACCCTCTGGTTCTCGGGGGAATGGATCCcgataatccagagttcggccgcgaggaaAGTAAAATCTGaccaaaaattgttttcattggGAATTGAATTCGGATTCTCCCTCCCGAATGATTTGTCATAGGGGAGCTCATTAACAACCCCCAAGCTCAATGTCTTGGTTTCAATTATGTTTTTTGTTACAACAAGAAAATTAATTGAGTAACTAACATTCTTAATTAGTATGTatttagtaatttttatttatacagTATTTGGTTACAAAGTATGTGATTACCAATGATGTTCTCGTTTAGCAGAGATGGTGAAGATTCTACCAAAagaaatgaatatttttctaaGCAGAGGAATGTGATAGAGACGAAGGGATTAAGAATAAAAAGTATCATAAGCAGTTATGTGGATGTTTTGACTGTTGCTGATGCAGATACagaaatacataaatttttgttACCAGATCCTATATGTGACATGTTTGGAAATGGATTTACTGACGCATTTGCAGTTGTAAGCCGTCCAATCTAAATCAATGAAATAAGATCATTTAGCTGTGTATTTAATCTGAACCGTCTGATCTAAATTCAATACTAAGATTGATAGCTGTGGAAAACAGCAGTGAATCCGGGTCCGACATGTTTGAGCCTCAAAGGAGTGCATAGATGCTGGACATTAGTTTCAGCCTAAAGAGTTTTTGGTTCGACTagtatttttttgtaaatttaaaaaagaatgTGTATCTTGCTTTGTTCATATATGTGATCTTTCAAGGATATGATCTAATTTCATGTCAGCCAAACCACAAGAGGTGTGTTTGTAAATTtgagtttaaaatttaaatgatctcaattttgtaaaataatttttttttaatgaaaagtgtacttaaaataatgaaatttatatttacaatttttcCAATATTTGTATacaaacttaacaaaaaaaaatagtgaacaAAATCATTACTTGTATGTgtagattattattttttttttttgaagaagctaaattgtgtagattattttattaatgcaTGTTTGGATGAGCTATGAGATTGAAAAATCACAATGAGCTAAAACGAATTTGTGCAATATTCTAAGAAAAAGGTCATTCCTATAAGTTTAACTTAGCTACCAGGACATTATTAATTAATCggtcttttttcttttgacaaaattaattaatgggtCTTAAAAAAACTATTACAGAAAATGATGATTACGAACAGATAAATATAATTCCTATAAGTAAGATTCTTCGGGTTGAACAAATTAGCCTTGTGAATCTTTATATTGCCTACAAAATTTGAGGCACTGTTTTTCCTATCCACTACTCAAAAGACTTCTATATTAATTGGGCACATTTGGGCAGCAAAAATTATTTAGAAGCACCCAACTAAATCACATAAATTTTGTACAGTAGTTTTTCCAAATTAATACATCAAAATTGATATTTGGAGTTGAGAATAGTAATGTCCTAATATCTCAATACGGGACaatattttttgtgaaaaaaataaataaataattgttggagTTTTACTTTTTGTGCCCCTGAAATTATTATTCAGTAACCTCCTAAAATGGTCACACTAATCCTCCTACTTTTTAGGATGTGAGCACTTTTCGCACTCTAAGTAGGTAGCGAGCgacaatattttatattcaaactcaACGTATGCTCTCCcatgaatgaaaatattatgaaaaaaagagtttgcattctagaaaatgaactattttttttactcatgatTTTATGGGGCGCAGACGTTGTGTTGAGTATAAAATATTGTGACTCGCTACGTAGAGTCTGAACTGAAACACAGTTCGCTACCTAAAGTGCAAACTGAAACACAGTTCATTATTTAGAGTGCGATCAATTTGACATAGTCTATAAAATAAAGCAACAAATTCAATTTGATTAATTGAGGCAATAAAAGAAATGATTCCCTTTAAAATGATTTGACCAAAAcgcaagaaaaataattaaataatttatttctcaaaaaaaaaattaattatggcTTATAATGATAATTGTGGCTATATATGTTGGCTGTGTTATGAggaataaaaacaattaataggaatttaaataacaaaattttTTGTACGATGGAAGGAATTATATTTgtgtgtataattttttttttatttggtgcATCAGTTTTACTATATATGTAACATGTAATTTCTTAATATTAATACAATTTAATTCATAGTATTACTGCCTTATAAGATGAaggagataaaaaaaaaattatttttgtgaaCCAATTTGCATCCTAGAATGCGAAATgtggtttttcaatttttgcaatttttcaCACTCGCATCATAAGTAGCGATAGAGGTAAATTGAGAACATCAGAGGGCACGCATGTGTCGGTGGGTGCGAGAAGAAAAACTCTACTCGTTGTGGGTTAAACAAAACATGAGCTTTTAACATTCAAAACTACAAGGTTTTTTCTTCTCGCACCCTCGTATCACATGCGCGCCCCCTGATATTTTCAAATTATCGCCTACGCTAGCTATTTAAAATGCAAGTGTGTatgtaaatagcaaaaattagagattttttttttgcatgcaAACTACAGACCgagttcgctttctaggatGCAAACTACGAACtgagttcgcattctagaatgcAAACTCTTTTTttgcatgattttttttatctaggGGGTGCAGACGTTGTGTTTGcataaaaatattgtcactAGCTACTTAGAGTGTAAAAAGTTTCGCATCCTAAAAAGCGATGAGGTTAGTACCCAAACTATAGTCACCAAACTATGGTTTCAATCTGCTGAGAATGAGGAATTAtaattctaacaaaaaaaatatcatgcaTTTACATTTACAAAGTGCTAATTCACCAAAACACAAATATGAAACTTATGAAAATGTGAAACTACTGGCACTTCTGGTTCATTTGCATCAGCTAGCACTTGATTATGTTGTTTTGGGTTTCTTGGGACATTTCTTGGACCATATGATTTTATTGTTCTGCCTTTAGTCATTAACATCGACCTCCAGTTGTTGAATTCTAAGTCCCAGTGCAGCTTTCTCGTTTTTCAACATATTGTTATAAAAAAGGTGATATGTTTTAGTCCCTACAAAATTTGTAGGTATTCAGTTTTAATTCTtgttaattttcaaaatttttaaaattgtttcattaatcttaaacttttaatttttgattttttttttttcaagcatgtttaaaatactataaaaagtttttttttttttacaaaagttaagaattttttaaaattcaccATAGGCACGGGACACAAATACATGAAGACAAATAGGCACGGGACACAAATAACTTAGCAAATACACAAAGGCAAATGACAGCCATGAGAACGATTCGACATTAACGACTGCCAAGAGCCCCATATTTAAGAGGcaccaaatattttttagaaatgCATATAATATGTACAAATATTGGATGAAGATAAATTTGCTTTTTATAGTATTGTTTATAGTTAGAGGAtggatatttttgtttttatagtaGCAATGTTCTTCGTAAAGTTGCacaattatcttttatttttgctaattaagaaaaaaagatgaaagaaaagaaaaaagtacaaaaaaaaaagatcaataGAATTATTATGCATGTAGTATTACATGAAAATCAAGaagaattaattataatatattgatGGTGTTATGCATGTAATAATTGGTTATCGATGGTTTTGGTGATTGATATGCATGACTTCAAGAgacatatttaatacatgagaatgaatgaattgtgtatgatttattaatattaaaattttattttttttaaatttgaactTCATAATTAGTTGGTGGTGTTATCAGTCAAGCATATAATTGGTTGGTTTTATTGGGGATTTATATGTTGCTTTCGTAACAACACATTTGAAACAGGTTGTGAAGTGAGAGGAAATGTTTCTCTCCAATAGAAATATCACTGCAGGGGCTAAAGTGTGTATCCCCACCTTTCAATCcaccattttttgtttttcctctCTCTCTCCTACCTAAATCAAGGGGTGAGATTTAACAGGATGGTAATGTCACATGAGATAATCCCCACCCGATTgtaagtgtatatatatatatatatatatatatatatatatatatagggtcaggatcaaatgacacaaactagtttgacaccaaatgttagacctctcaataacgttttaaccgatatacattttataaaatctaccgttggattgaaagtttatatcatatagatcatttatgtaaaacttcagacaaatccaaaattatttgatatgttattgagatacatcaaaattaacggtttgcgtctttttttatatatgtcgt encodes:
- the LOC123924638 gene encoding uncharacterized protein At2g39920-like, encoding MSAYGHEHMYSTRSLSAGSEMRSSFVLESGFYITSFSATIFIAGFAALGLLLITLLVSMAMMLQSCQNNNAGIIELRNINDDYSYCKIQSLHAKLNNLEQHNVPNICKDLAIQYIKGGHYARDLDLTKSVIEDYFNGVKPSDDGFDVVLIDIDGIFPWNPNSSNLFQSTISNCTLEAKKLKLMLMLRLYMNLQASGWSIILLSREAVKDQNVTINHLVDAGFRDWSSLMMRDGEDSTKRNEYFSKQRNVIETKGLRIKSIISSYVDVLTVADADTEIHKFLLPDPICDMFGNGFTDAFAVVSRPI